Part of the Acidobacteriota bacterium genome is shown below.
GTAGGAAACTGGTCAGGCCCAATTCCTCCAGCCGGTCACGGACCCGCCGGGCGGCGCTCTTCACCCCTTGCCACCCGACCCCCGGGCCGGGATCGAGGTCGAAGATCAAGCGATCCGGTCGCTCCAGGCGGTCGGTGCGGCAGCTCCACGGATGAAACTCCAGGGCGCCGTACTGCACCAGCGACAGGAGCCCCTCCAGATCCTTCACCACCAGGTAGTCGGCCTGGCCGTCCCGCTCTTCGAGGGTCACCGAGTCCACGGTTTCCGGCAGGCTGCCGGTGTGGTGTTTTTGGTAGAAGCAGTCGTCGATGCCGCCGGGGCAGCGCACCACCGACAGCGGGCGGTCCACCAGGTGGGGCAGCAGGTGCTCCGCCACCGCTTCGTAGTGCCGGGCCGCATCCCCTTTGGTGTGCTCGGCGGACTCCGCAGTGGCGGGGAAGAGCACTCGGCTCGGGTGGGTGATCTTCACCCCGGCCACTTCCAGAGGAGCTTCGTCGGCCATTCTCCTAGGCCCCTTTC
Proteins encoded:
- the ligD gene encoding non-homologous end-joining DNA ligase yields the protein MADEAPLEVAGVKITHPSRVLFPATAESAEHTKGDAARHYEAVAEHLLPHLVDRPLSVVRCPGGIDDCFYQKHHTGSLPETVDSVTLEERDGQADYLVVKDLEGLLSLVQYGALEFHPWSCRTDRLERPDRLIFDLDPGPGVGWQGVKSAARRVRDRLEELGLTSFLRTTGGEGLHVVTPLERRSSWQELKDFARALAEDLVQEDPEHLVATAAKEKREGKLFLDWLRTGRGATAVVNYSLRARPGATVATPLRWNELDGLESAAAYTLESIPRRLAALDEDPWEGFFDLRQSITAKMQREVGV